One genomic segment of Buchnera aphidicola (Anoecia oenotherae) includes these proteins:
- the phrB gene encoding deoxyribodipyrimidine photo-lyase, translating to MNIHLMWFRSDLRLTDNEALYTACKNKKDTVLGIFTSVPKQWKKNNMSHKKAQFIYEHICSLSKDMFKIGIMFYYYEVNSNSVLKKLIVKFCLKHKVNSVFYNYQYEYIERKCDIDIENKLNINNISMNGFHGSLLFNPKKILTKVKNTYQVFHSFKKKIISKLNVTKFFIFPKPSRKKLNLVYRCRVYSFKFPRENFDKNVFPVGEKNALFKLKQFCLQKIKKYFLYRDYPALKSNSFLSPYLSIGVLSPKQCFLTSIEKEFDFLDNKFVFIWINELIWREFFKHLLNGYPILSKNKSLRKWEKKIVWKNNMHFFKMWKKGKTGYPIVDAGMKQLNKLGWINNRLRMITANFLVKNLLVDWRLGEKYFMSKLIDGDFSSNNGGWQWISSTGCDNVPYIRTFNPIDQCKKFDYLCKYIKSFLKELIHVPIYCIHNPGSCMCIQKKIIRYPIFIVIHNIEYKKFLKLITLAKEYE from the coding sequence ATGAATATTCATCTTATGTGGTTTAGAAGTGATTTAAGATTGACAGATAATGAAGCTTTATATACTGCGTGTAAAAATAAAAAAGATACAGTATTAGGAATTTTTACGTCTGTTCCAAAACAGTGGAAAAAAAATAATATGTCTCATAAAAAAGCGCAGTTTATATATGAACATATATGTAGTTTATCTAAGGACATGTTTAAAATTGGAATAATGTTTTACTATTATGAAGTAAATAGTAATTCAGTGTTAAAAAAATTAATAGTTAAATTTTGTTTAAAACATAAAGTAAATTCTGTTTTTTACAATTATCAATACGAATATATTGAAAGAAAATGTGATATTGACATAGAAAACAAATTAAATATTAATAATATTAGTATGAATGGATTTCATGGTAGTTTATTATTTAATCCTAAAAAAATATTAACAAAAGTTAAAAATACGTATCAAGTTTTTCATTCTTTTAAAAAAAAAATAATAAGCAAGTTAAATGTTACTAAATTTTTTATTTTTCCAAAACCTTCTAGAAAAAAATTAAATTTAGTTTATCGGTGTAGAGTATATTCTTTTAAATTTCCAAGAGAAAATTTTGATAAAAATGTTTTTCCAGTAGGAGAAAAAAATGCTTTATTTAAATTAAAACAGTTTTGTTTACAAAAGATTAAAAAATATTTTTTATATAGAGATTATCCTGCATTAAAATCAAATAGTTTTTTATCTCCATATTTAAGTATTGGAGTTTTATCTCCGAAACAATGTTTCTTGACATCCATAGAAAAAGAATTTGATTTTTTAGACAATAAATTTGTTTTTATATGGATAAATGAATTAATTTGGCGAGAGTTTTTTAAACATTTGTTAAATGGATATCCTATCTTAAGTAAAAATAAATCTTTACGAAAATGGGAAAAAAAAATTGTTTGGAAAAATAATATGCATTTTTTTAAAATGTGGAAAAAAGGTAAAACAGGGTATCCTATAGTGGATGCAGGTATGAAACAATTGAATAAATTAGGTTGGATAAACAATAGATTAAGAATGATAACTGCTAATTTTTTAGTAAAAAATTTACTGGTTGATTGGAGATTAGGTGAAAAATATTTTATGTCCAAGTTAATCGATGGAGATTTTTCGTCTAATAATGGTGGATGGCAATGGATATCATCAACTGGATGTGATAATGTTCCATACATTCGAACGTTTAATCCTATAGATCAATGTAAAAAATTTGATTATTTATGCAAATATATTAAAAGTTTTTTAAAAGAGTTAATTCATGTTCCTATATATTGCATACATAATCCTGGATCATGTATGTGCATACAAAAAAAAATTATACGTTATCCAATATTTATTGTTATTCATAATATTGAATACAAAAAATTTTTAAAATTAATCACGTTAGCAAAAGAATATGAGTAA
- the fldA gene encoding flavodoxin FldA, whose protein sequence is MKKIGIFFGSDTGNTEKVAFLIHEQLGNAISSMFNISEIKKKDIEKYNILMFGIPTWYYGELQCDWEDFLPNFKTMDFKNKTVAFFGCGDQEDYSEYFCNGMRTIYDLILKKGAKCIGKWKNEGYSFKSSTALLNEKYFLGLTIDEDRQSELTEERVYIWVNSIKKEINLFK, encoded by the coding sequence ATGAAAAAAATAGGAATTTTTTTTGGTTCCGATACTGGAAATACAGAAAAAGTAGCTTTTTTAATACACGAACAATTAGGAAACGCAATTTCAAGCATGTTTAATATTTCTGAAATAAAAAAAAAAGATATAGAAAAGTATAACATTCTTATGTTTGGTATACCTACATGGTACTACGGTGAATTACAATGCGATTGGGAAGATTTCCTACCAAATTTTAAAACTATGGATTTTAAAAATAAAACAGTGGCTTTTTTCGGATGTGGTGATCAAGAAGATTATTCAGAATATTTTTGCAATGGAATGAGAACTATATACGACTTAATTCTTAAAAAAGGAGCAAAATGCATTGGAAAATGGAAAAATGAAGGATATTCTTTTAAGTCATCTACTGCACTGTTAAATGAAAAATATTTCCTTGGACTAACTATTGACGAAGATAGACAATCTGAGTTAACAGAAGAAAGAGTTTATATATGGGTAAATTCTATAAAAAAAGAAATAAACTTGTTTAAATAA
- a CDS encoding Nif3-like dinuclear metal center hexameric protein, whose amino-acid sequence MNNIELESVVNAKLKVHLFKDYTFNGLQVEGKKQVNSIISGVSICQELLEYAIKKKVDAVIVHHGCFWNRDLHIIRGIQRKRLKKILSNDINVYAWHLPLDVHKTLGNNFHIGRKLNINYQNNITKYVSWGNTDKKMTGIELYKRIKKAFFRSPFYFGKTGSKYINKIAWCSGKGQSFIKQSGEFGVDAFITGEVSEETIHYAKEYKIHFFSIGHYASERNGIKYLGRWLKKIYGLHVEFLDIYNPI is encoded by the coding sequence ATGAATAATATTGAGTTAGAATCAGTAGTAAACGCTAAATTAAAAGTTCATTTATTTAAAGATTATACTTTTAATGGATTACAAGTTGAAGGAAAAAAACAAGTTAATTCTATTATTTCTGGAGTTTCTATTTGTCAAGAATTGTTAGAATATGCTATAAAAAAAAAAGTTGATGCAGTAATAGTACATCATGGTTGTTTTTGGAATAGAGACTTACATATTATTAGAGGAATACAAAGAAAAAGATTAAAGAAGATCTTAAGTAATGACATTAATGTATATGCGTGGCATTTACCTTTAGATGTTCATAAAACATTAGGAAATAATTTTCATATTGGAAGAAAGTTAAATATTAATTATCAGAACAATATAACAAAATATGTTTCGTGGGGCAACACTGATAAAAAGATGACAGGAATAGAATTATACAAAAGAATAAAAAAAGCATTTTTTAGATCACCTTTTTATTTTGGGAAAACAGGATCTAAATATATAAATAAAATAGCTTGGTGTAGTGGAAAAGGTCAATCGTTCATTAAACAATCCGGGGAGTTTGGTGTAGATGCTTTTATTACTGGAGAAGTATCAGAAGAAACTATTCATTATGCTAAAGAATATAAAATTCATTTTTTTTCTATAGGTCATTATGCTTCTGAGAGAAACGGTATAAAATATTTAGGTAGATGGTTAAAAAAAATTTATGGTCTTCATGTTGAATTTTTAGATATTTATAATCCAATTTAA
- the mfd gene encoding transcription-repair coupling factor — translation MKFKETKTVNIQIQHCLELKVNQLVVHIEHGIGLYKGLTTLTTPNGITTEYLIIVYANKAKLYVPISYLHLISQYQSYTNTNIPLDKLGNSNWKKEKHKVFKKIHDYAAKLLDTYSLRISKKGFSFSIQYTKYKKFIKKFPFTTTPDQEKVINTVLKDMHKSTPMDRLVCGDVGFGKTEVAMRAAFIAVCNSKQVAILVPTTLLAQQHFNNFSQRFKNWNVKIGILSRFSSDKLIKSNIQQVSQGTIHILIGTHKMLFSSIKWKDLGLLIIDEEHRFGVLDKEKIKENYINIDILTLTATPIPRTLNMTINGIRDLSIIATPPEKRRSIKTIIENYDENIIKKAIKKEIERKGQVYFIHNNIMTIQKKANLLKKLIPESKIAVAHGGMKSSYLKEIIKKFYLKNFNILVCTTLIETGIDIPNVNTIIVERADQFGLSQLHQLRGRIGRSHHQAYAWLLVQNFKKTTLNAQKRLEAISKFEDLGAGFILSSHDLEIRGIGNLLGNEQSGHINSIGFSLYMKLLNQAIKNLKSGNSTSLEKMLSFQPEIELYIISLIPSQYISNVNKRLFFYKKIFSAENKLELKNIKKELNLKFGTIPNEVNNLIKISYLRIIFKKIGIKRAILNKNTGKVCFDKKTPISHHILIQNLSDYPILSWSFSSEKCIQIHYKLCNENIRLEWILSFAIKIAMMVTKK, via the coding sequence ATAAAATTTAAAGAAACGAAAACAGTGAATATACAAATTCAACATTGTCTAGAATTAAAAGTAAATCAACTAGTAGTGCATATAGAACACGGAATTGGATTATATAAAGGATTAACTACTTTAACAACACCAAATGGTATTACTACTGAATATTTAATTATAGTCTATGCCAATAAAGCAAAACTATATGTACCAATATCATATCTACATCTAATTAGTCAATACCAATCATATACTAACACTAACATTCCTCTAGATAAGTTAGGGAACTCTAATTGGAAAAAAGAAAAGCATAAAGTATTTAAAAAAATTCACGATTATGCAGCAAAATTATTAGATACATATTCATTAAGAATATCTAAAAAAGGCTTCTCTTTTTCAATACAATATACAAAATATAAAAAATTTATAAAAAAATTTCCATTCACAACTACTCCAGACCAAGAAAAAGTAATTAATACTGTATTAAAAGATATGCACAAATCTACTCCAATGGACAGGTTAGTTTGCGGTGATGTAGGTTTTGGAAAAACAGAGGTAGCTATGCGAGCTGCATTTATAGCAGTATGCAACTCTAAGCAAGTTGCGATATTAGTTCCTACTACTTTGTTAGCTCAACAACATTTTAATAATTTTTCTCAAAGATTTAAAAATTGGAATGTAAAAATTGGAATTCTGTCTAGATTTTCTTCTGATAAACTTATTAAGTCTAATATACAACAAGTATCTCAAGGAACAATTCATATTTTAATAGGTACTCATAAAATGTTATTTAGCTCTATAAAATGGAAAGATTTAGGTTTATTAATTATTGATGAAGAACATAGATTTGGAGTATTAGATAAAGAAAAAATAAAAGAAAATTATATTAATATCGATATTTTAACATTAACAGCAACTCCTATACCTAGAACCTTGAACATGACAATTAATGGAATACGGGATCTATCTATAATAGCTACTCCACCAGAAAAAAGACGATCTATAAAAACTATTATTGAAAACTATGATGAAAATATTATAAAAAAAGCTATTAAAAAAGAAATTGAAAGAAAAGGGCAGGTGTATTTTATACATAATAATATAATGACAATTCAAAAAAAAGCTAATTTACTAAAAAAATTAATTCCTGAATCAAAAATAGCTGTTGCTCATGGAGGTATGAAATCTTCTTATTTAAAAGAAATAATAAAAAAATTTTATTTAAAAAATTTTAATATATTAGTATGTACTACTTTAATTGAAACAGGTATTGACATACCAAACGTTAATACTATTATTGTCGAACGCGCGGATCAATTTGGTTTGTCTCAATTACATCAACTAAGGGGTCGAATTGGACGATCTCATCACCAAGCATATGCTTGGCTATTGGTTCAAAACTTTAAAAAAACAACTTTAAACGCTCAAAAAAGATTAGAAGCTATTTCTAAGTTTGAAGATCTTGGAGCTGGTTTTATATTATCCTCTCATGATTTAGAAATTAGAGGAATTGGAAATCTTTTAGGTAATGAACAAAGTGGACATATCAACTCGATTGGTTTTTCTTTATATATGAAATTATTAAATCAAGCTATTAAAAATTTAAAATCAGGTAATTCTACATCTTTAGAAAAAATGTTATCTTTTCAACCAGAAATAGAACTATATATTATTTCATTAATTCCCTCACAATACATTTCTAACGTTAATAAACGACTATTTTTTTATAAAAAAATTTTTAGTGCAGAAAATAAGTTAGAATTAAAAAACATAAAAAAAGAACTCAATTTAAAATTTGGAACTATTCCGAATGAAGTTAATAATTTAATAAAAATTTCTTATTTAAGAATAATTTTTAAAAAAATAGGAATAAAAAGAGCTATACTTAATAAAAATACGGGAAAAGTATGTTTCGATAAAAAAACACCTATATCACATCATATTTTAATACAAAATTTATCAGATTACCCAATTTTATCATGGAGTTTTTCTTCAGAAAAATGCATCCAAATTCACTATAAACTTTGTAATGAAAATATTAGATTAGAATGGATTTTATCTTTTGCCATAAAAATTGCTATGATGGTTACTAAAAAATAA
- the leuB gene encoding 3-isopropylmalate dehydrogenase: protein MKKETRVTILPGDGIGPEVMEQGYKILKVLKKKFKLNISHYECDIGGIAIDKHGVSLPKCTIDSCAESDAVLLGSIGGPKWDNLPSHLRPEKSALLALRKHFNLFSNIRPAKIYPELHYLSPLRYDISKIGFDILCIRELTGGIYFGKPSGNSGYGLMENSFDTEIYYKFEIERISKMAFQIARLRKKCVTSIDKANVLNSSILWRKTVDSVSKSYPDISLNHLYVDNAAMQIIKNPSQFDVMLSSNLFGDILSDECAAIIGSIGMLPSASFNEKNFGIYEPSGGSAPDIAGKNIANPIAQILCISMFLYYTMKLPEISYLLEMSVREALRIGYRTKDISDSKKYVSTDEFGSQVAKLLSSRA from the coding sequence ATGAAAAAAGAAACTAGAGTAACTATATTACCTGGTGATGGGATAGGACCTGAAGTAATGGAACAAGGTTATAAAATTTTAAAAGTATTAAAAAAAAAATTTAAGTTAAATATTTCGCATTATGAATGTGATATTGGTGGAATAGCAATTGATAAGCATGGAGTATCTTTACCTAAATGCACAATAGATTCTTGTGCTGAATCTGATGCGGTATTATTAGGATCAATAGGGGGTCCAAAGTGGGATAATCTTCCTAGTCATTTACGTCCGGAAAAAAGTGCTCTTCTTGCATTACGAAAGCATTTTAATTTGTTTTCGAACATTAGGCCAGCAAAAATATATCCTGAATTGCATTATTTGTCTCCTCTTCGTTATGATATTAGTAAAATAGGATTTGATATATTATGTATAAGGGAGTTAACAGGTGGAATATATTTCGGGAAACCTAGTGGTAATAGTGGTTACGGATTAATGGAAAATTCTTTTGATACGGAAATATATTATAAATTTGAAATAGAAAGAATTTCAAAAATGGCTTTTCAGATAGCTAGATTAAGAAAAAAATGTGTTACTTCTATAGATAAAGCTAATGTACTAAATAGTTCTATATTATGGAGAAAAACTGTTGATAGTGTATCAAAAAGTTATCCAGATATTTCATTAAATCATTTATATGTAGATAATGCTGCTATGCAAATTATAAAAAATCCATCCCAATTTGATGTGATGTTATCTTCTAATTTATTTGGTGATATATTATCAGATGAATGTGCTGCTATTATTGGATCAATAGGAATGTTGCCATCAGCTAGTTTTAATGAAAAAAATTTTGGTATTTATGAACCTTCAGGAGGATCTGCTCCTGATATTGCTGGAAAAAATATTGCTAATCCTATAGCACAAATTTTATGTATATCTATGTTTTTATACTATACAATGAAATTACCTGAAATATCTTATTTGCTAGAAATGTCAGTTCGTGAAGCATTGAGGATTGGATATAGGACAAAAGATATTAGTGATAGTAAAAAATACGTTAGTACCGATGAATTTGGCAGTCAAGTAGCTAAATTATTATCTTCAAGGGCATAA
- the leuD gene encoding 3-isopropylmalate dehydratase small subunit, which produces MKKIIRHTGLVVPLNVSNIDTDIIIPKQFLKSNVKTGFGKNLFYNWRYLNGLKDKKNFEFILNQDSYTKADVLLTRENFGCGSSREHAVWALVDYGFKAIIAPSFSDIFYNNAINNRLLLINFSKEIIDELFSLFNNNKSVFCTISLLDCKITIRKKDYFFKINSFYRFCLLNGLDSIDYTMRYEREINNYEQSIPSFLLYKKNAFNLFNND; this is translated from the coding sequence ATGAAAAAAATAATTAGACATACTGGTTTAGTAGTTCCTTTAAATGTCTCGAATATAGATACTGATATTATTATTCCAAAACAATTTTTAAAAAGTAATGTTAAAACTGGATTTGGAAAAAATCTTTTTTATAACTGGAGATATTTAAATGGATTAAAAGATAAAAAAAATTTTGAATTTATATTAAATCAAGATAGTTATACAAAAGCTGACGTTTTGTTAACTAGAGAAAATTTTGGATGTGGTTCATCTAGAGAACATGCAGTATGGGCTTTGGTAGATTATGGGTTTAAGGCTATTATAGCGCCGAGTTTTTCAGATATATTTTATAATAATGCTATAAACAACCGACTATTATTAATTAATTTTTCTAAAGAAATAATAGATGAGCTATTTAGTTTATTTAATAATAATAAGAGCGTATTTTGTACAATTAGTTTATTAGATTGTAAGATAACGATAAGAAAAAAAGATTATTTTTTTAAAATAAATTCTTTTTATAGGTTTTGTTTGTTAAATGGATTAGATAGTATCGATTATACTATGAGATACGAAAGAGAAATTAACAATTATGAACAATCTATTCCATCTTTTTTACTATATAAAAAAAACGCATTTAATTTGTTTAACAATGATTAG
- the gap gene encoding type I glyceraldehyde-3-phosphate dehydrogenase produces the protein MKIRVGINGFGRIGRLVFRIAQNNSNVDIVAINDLVSAEYMAYMLKYDSTHGSFLKSVEVKEDCLIVNNRKIFTSAKKNPKDILWSKYSVDVVIESTGIFLTTESALSHISSGAKKVVITGPSKDDTPMFVRGVNFDAYKGELVVSNASCTTNCLAPLAKVIHDEFNILEGLMTTVHSVTATQKTVDGASSKDWRGGRGAIQNIIPSSTGAAKAVGKILPELNGKLTGIAFRVPTPNVSVVDLTFRHKKSASYQDICELIKYVSSSSMKDILGYTTDPVVSSDFNGSKLISIVDITAGLSLNNHFSKIISWYDNETGYSTKVLDLVELICS, from the coding sequence ATGAAAATAAGAGTGGGTATTAATGGGTTTGGACGAATTGGTAGATTAGTTTTTAGAATAGCACAAAATAATTCAAACGTTGACATTGTAGCTATAAATGATTTAGTTAGCGCTGAATATATGGCTTACATGTTAAAATATGATTCTACACATGGTTCATTTTTAAAAAGTGTGGAAGTAAAAGAAGATTGTTTAATTGTAAATAATAGAAAAATATTTACATCTGCTAAAAAAAATCCAAAAGATATTTTATGGAGTAAATATTCTGTAGATGTAGTTATAGAATCTACTGGAATTTTTTTAACTACTGAAAGTGCATTAAGTCATATATCTTCAGGAGCGAAAAAAGTAGTTATTACTGGACCATCTAAAGATGATACTCCTATGTTTGTTCGCGGAGTTAATTTTGATGCTTATAAAGGTGAATTAGTTGTATCAAATGCTTCTTGTACTACTAATTGTTTAGCTCCTTTAGCTAAAGTAATACATGATGAATTTAATATTTTAGAAGGATTAATGACTACAGTTCATTCGGTAACAGCTACACAAAAAACAGTAGATGGTGCTTCTAGTAAAGATTGGAGAGGGGGTAGAGGAGCTATTCAGAATATTATACCTTCTTCTACTGGAGCAGCTAAAGCAGTGGGAAAAATATTACCAGAACTAAATGGAAAATTAACAGGAATAGCTTTTCGAGTTCCAACACCTAATGTATCTGTAGTAGATTTAACTTTTCGTCATAAAAAATCGGCAAGTTATCAAGATATTTGTGAATTAATAAAATACGTTTCTAGTAGTTCTATGAAAGATATTTTAGGATATACTACAGATCCCGTTGTTTCTTCAGATTTTAATGGAAGTAAATTAATTTCTATTGTAGATATTACGGCTGGATTATCCTTAAATAATCATTTTTCTAAAATAATATCTTGGTATGATAATGAAACAGGATATTCTACTAAAGTTCTTGATCTTGTAGAGCTTATTTGTTCTTAA
- the leuC gene encoding 3-isopropylmalate dehydratase large subunit, with the protein MGKTIYEKIYDSHIIFQDKNTIPIIYIDLHLLHEVTSPQAFLSLIDKKRGVRCPEKSFATMDHNVPTHSNNINSSGKMAKIQMQTLMKNCKKYNISLYDLHHPDQGIVHIIGPEKGLTLPGTTIVCGDSHTSTHGAFGALSFGIGTSEVEHVLATQTLSQRRLKNMKIKVIGHVKDNVSAKDIALYIVRKIGTSGGTGYVVEFCGETINNLTMEGRMTICNMAIEMGAKSAIIAPDNITYKYLKNRTFVPKGSDFEKAIKFWKTLRSDVHAKFDKVYIIDVNNLSPQITWGTNPSQVINIEERIPYISDYKNEIDQNSARRSLKYMNLKENISLLSVNIDKVFIGSCTNGRIEDLREAADIVKNKKISNRVHAIVVPGSKSVKVKAEKEGLDKIFKSAGFEWRLPGCSMCLGMNKDVLNNGERCASTSNRNFEGRQGRGGRTHLVSPRMAAAAAIYGKFVDVSK; encoded by the coding sequence ATGGGAAAAACGATATACGAAAAAATATACGATTCACATATTATATTTCAAGATAAAAATACTATACCTATTATATATATTGATTTGCATTTATTACATGAAGTTACATCTCCTCAGGCTTTTCTTTCTTTAATAGATAAAAAACGTGGTGTTAGATGTCCAGAAAAAAGTTTTGCTACAATGGATCATAATGTTCCAACACATAGTAATAATATTAATTCATCAGGAAAAATGGCAAAAATACAAATGCAAACATTGATGAAAAATTGTAAAAAATACAATATTTCTTTATATGATTTACATCATCCTGATCAAGGAATAGTTCATATTATTGGACCAGAAAAAGGATTAACCTTACCTGGAACTACTATTGTTTGCGGAGATTCTCATACGTCTACTCATGGTGCTTTTGGAGCTTTGTCATTTGGAATAGGAACTTCAGAAGTAGAACATGTCTTAGCTACTCAGACATTATCGCAACGTCGTTTAAAAAATATGAAAATTAAAGTTATTGGACATGTGAAAGATAATGTTTCTGCTAAAGATATTGCATTATATATAGTTAGGAAAATAGGTACTTCTGGAGGTACTGGGTATGTAGTTGAATTTTGTGGAGAAACTATTAATAATTTAACTATGGAAGGAAGGATGACTATTTGTAATATGGCGATTGAGATGGGTGCAAAATCTGCTATAATTGCTCCAGATAATATTACTTATAAATATTTAAAGAACCGTACTTTTGTTCCAAAAGGTTCTGATTTTGAAAAAGCAATTAAGTTTTGGAAAACTTTGAGATCTGATGTACATGCAAAGTTTGATAAAGTTTACATAATAGATGTTAATAATTTGTCTCCTCAGATAACTTGGGGTACAAATCCATCTCAGGTAATTAATATAGAAGAAAGAATTCCATACATTAGTGATTATAAGAATGAAATAGACCAAAATAGTGCAAGAAGATCTTTAAAATATATGAATTTAAAAGAAAATATTTCTTTATTATCTGTAAATATAGATAAGGTGTTTATAGGATCCTGTACTAATGGAAGGATTGAAGATTTACGTGAAGCTGCAGATATTGTCAAAAATAAAAAAATATCTAATCGTGTACATGCTATAGTTGTTCCGGGTTCAAAATCTGTTAAAGTTAAGGCAGAAAAAGAAGGATTAGACAAAATTTTTAAATCAGCAGGATTTGAATGGAGATTACCAGGATGTTCTATGTGTTTAGGTATGAATAAAGATGTTTTAAATAATGGAGAGAGATGTGCGTCTACAAGTAATAGAAATTTTGAAGGACGTCAAGGGAGGGGAGGAAGAACTCATTTAGTTAGTCCTAGAATGGCAGCAGCCGCGGCTATTTATGGTAAATTTGTAGATGTAAGTAAGTAG